From the Candidatus Paceibacterota bacterium genome, the window GGGCCAACTTCTTCACTTATTCGGGGCTGGTAGAACAAATTGATCCAATTGGTTCTAGATTTTTGCCAGCCGATCGATTTCAGGCTTTAAACAAATTCATCGCTGACCTTAGAAAGTTAAATATTAATCCGGCTAGCTTAGTGGCCACTGATCTTTACGATTTTCAATTAAATTTAGACACGGGCGGCAAAATTCTTTTCAGCACTCGAGAGCCACTTGATCAGGCTCTGAGCAATTTGGAAATTGTGATTAATAAAAATAATCCAGATGGGGCAAGCATCGATCTTTCAAAAATCGATTACATTGATTTGCGCTTTGGCAACAAAATCAATTATAAGTTAAAGAGTGGTACCGCCGTTCAAAGCGCCACTACCTCTGCCAGCAGTACTCTTTAGTATAATATTCAAATCATGGCTACCCTTAATAATTTTGGAGAAGATCATAAACATGACCCGCTGGCGATGAAGACCCTTTCGGCTTCTTCAAGTTTTTTAAATGTGGAAATCAATATCCTAGGTTTTCGTCCGCATCACTATATTTTCTGGACGATCGCGGCTGTAATTCTAGGCGTTAGCGCCACTTATGGGGCAGTGCACGCCGGAGGCGTGGCTTATGAGTATTTAAAAGGGCCCCAAGCGGAGCTTGCGGCCAACCAACCTTCTGCAGAGCAGGGCTCTGACGATACGTTAAGTACCACCACTTCTGAAGAGCAGATTTCGGGCTTCTATAGCGTGCTTAATCCACGAAAGCCCCTACCTTTGAGTGCTTCGGCCTATCTGGTCGGCGATGTTGATACGGGCGATATCATTATTGAAAAAAATCAAAATGCTAAATGGCCGATGGCTTCCGTCACTAAACTGATGACTGCCACTGTGGAGCTCGAAACGCTTGATCAGCTCGCTTACGCCACTGTCACTCCGGCCAGCACAAAATACTATCCCCTAACAGGAGATTTAATTATGAATGAGACAGTTAAAATCAGTGATCTAAAATATCCGCTGTTAGTGGTGTCCAGTAATGTAGCTGCCGAAGTTTTTGCCAATTTTGTCGGGCGTGCCACATTCTTACAAGAATTGAATGACAAAGCCGCCACCTTAGGTATGAGTAACAGTCATTACAATGATCCAAGTGGTCTTGATCCGAAAAGTTATTCCAGTGCTCTAGATTTGTTCAAATTATCGCAATATATAAAAGAGAATCATCCGGAAATATTTGATATTGGCCGCATCAGAGAATATTCAATTCTTGGTCACACTTGGATTAACCAGAATCATCAGCTTACTTACAAAAGTTTTGCCGGAGGCAAAAACGGTTTTACCGATCAAGCTGAACAATCAACAGTTTCTCTTTTCTATCTTTCATTTAATCCGAAAAATAAAAATGAGATTCGTACTATCGCTATTGTTCTCCTTCATACCAACGATCGGACTGGGGATGTTTCCAAGATTTTAAATTACCTTTCAAGTAACATTCGTTATCAGCAGCAACCTTTGGATGTTGGTGGTACTCAACCAGGCCCGACCGGAGGAAATCTTGATCGCTAATTTAAGAACGGGATATGAATCTGGGATTCTGGGCAAAATTAAAAAAGCCAATTATGGTCTTGGCTCCGATGGCAGATGTTACAGATGCGGCTTTTCGGCGGGTGATTGCCAAATATGGCAAGCCGGATGTGATGTGGACGGAGTTTGTCTCGGCCGATGGGTTGGTTTTGGCTCCGAAAGAAGGTCGCGAGAAACTCTTGCGCGACCTTCAATTTAGTGAAACCGAACGCCCAATAGTGGCTCAGTTTTTTACCGCTCGGCCTGAAATGATGAAGAAAGCAGCCGAGCTTGCCAGCGAGCTCGGCTTTGATGGTATTGATATTAATATGGGCTGTCCTGACCGCAGTATTGAAAAACAAGGAGCGGGAGCAGCTCTTATTAATACACCGGAATTGGCCGCCGCTATCATTGCGGCGGCCAAAGAGGGAACGGAAGCGGCTGGCGCCCGACTAAATCGCCCGCCGCTTCCAGTCTCGGTCAAAACTCGCATTGGTTACAATAAAAATGAGATTGAAACTTGGTTGCCGGCCCTCCTTAAAACAGAGCCGGCTGTCATCACGGTGCATGCCCGCACCCGAAAAGAAATGTCGAAAGTGGCAGCTCATTGGGAGGTAGTGAGAAGAGCGGTAGAGATTCGGAATGGAATGAATTCCCAGACTCTCATTTTTGGCAATGGTGATGTCTCGGATATTGAGGAGGCGCGCGCTAAAGCGCGCGCCTCCTCCGCCGACGGCATCATGCTCGGCCGCGCCATCTTCGGCAATCCTTGGCTCTTTTCGGAAACTCAACCAGCTCTTCCGGAAAAATTAAAGGTGCTGGTTGAACACACCTATCTATTTGAACAACTACTCGGTGATATTAAGAGCTTCGCTATTATGAAAAAACACTACAAAGCCTATGCCCAAGGCTTTGGGGGAGCCAAGGAACTCCGAATGGAGTTAATGGAAGCTAAAAATGCCAGAGAAGCAGAAAGAACAATAAACACATTTCTAGCTTGACTTTATTTTTTAAGGTGATATAATTTATTTGAATGAAAAAACTGAAAGCTCCCAGTGGGAGCCAGCTCTGTTCATTATTGGATACGAAAAACGACGCGATCAGCTCGGACGGCGACGCCCATTGATCGGGCGGCGCGGTCACAACCCTTAACCGGCATGGCGCCAAAGGAGGTAAATAACGTAGCAGCCTGAGAGATTAATAGAGATAGGCTTCTATTTCTCTTAATTTTTCCGGCCTCGTCACGGCAAATCAAACATCGCCGCTAACAACCCACATACCGGGAAATGCGGCAACGTTAAAAGGTTTATCACTATTAGAAAAAGGCGGGGGCATTC encodes:
- a CDS encoding serine hydrolase; translated protein: MATLNNFGEDHKHDPLAMKTLSASSSFLNVEINILGFRPHHYIFWTIAAVILGVSATYGAVHAGGVAYEYLKGPQAELAANQPSAEQGSDDTLSTTTSEEQISGFYSVLNPRKPLPLSASAYLVGDVDTGDIIIEKNQNAKWPMASVTKLMTATVELETLDQLAYATVTPASTKYYPLTGDLIMNETVKISDLKYPLLVVSSNVAAEVFANFVGRATFLQELNDKAATLGMSNSHYNDPSGLDPKSYSSALDLFKLSQYIKENHPEIFDIGRIREYSILGHTWINQNHQLTYKSFAGGKNGFTDQAEQSTVSLFYLSFNPKNKNEIRTIAIVLLHTNDRTGDVSKILNYLSSNIRYQQQPLDVGGTQPGPTGGNLDR
- a CDS encoding tRNA-dihydrouridine synthase translates to MNLGFWAKLKKPIMVLAPMADVTDAAFRRVIAKYGKPDVMWTEFVSADGLVLAPKEGREKLLRDLQFSETERPIVAQFFTARPEMMKKAAELASELGFDGIDINMGCPDRSIEKQGAGAALINTPELAAAIIAAAKEGTEAAGARLNRPPLPVSVKTRIGYNKNEIETWLPALLKTEPAVITVHARTRKEMSKVAAHWEVVRRAVEIRNGMNSQTLIFGNGDVSDIEEARAKARASSADGIMLGRAIFGNPWLFSETQPALPEKLKVLVEHTYLFEQLLGDIKSFAIMKKHYKAYAQGFGGAKELRMELMEAKNAREAERTINTFLA